The following are encoded together in the Variovorax sp. PBS-H4 genome:
- a CDS encoding DMT family transporter — protein sequence MAERKRTRDLESERILAGIGLLMLAVACFATLDSATKLSTAGVPILMGVWFRYAFQAVATTAVLLPLKGTALLRTKHPRYQMLRGALLLTSSTLAFFSLRYMPLAEFTSIVLIAPLVITLLAATTLHEQVSPLRWVLVAGGFIGTLVILRPGSEALSWAVLLPIGLVLTNAWFQVLTSKLARTENPLTMHFYTGWVGTLLASLALPFAWAALPGWNWWALLCLMGFMGTVGHFILILAYQRAPASTLTPYLYAQIAFAMLGGWLVFSQVPDRVSLIGISMIAVCGAAGAWLTVRERREPIEPAES from the coding sequence CTGGCGGAGCGCAAGCGCACGCGCGACCTCGAATCCGAGCGCATCCTGGCCGGCATCGGGCTGCTCATGCTGGCCGTGGCCTGCTTTGCCACGCTGGACAGCGCCACCAAGCTCTCGACCGCCGGCGTGCCGATCCTCATGGGCGTGTGGTTCCGTTACGCCTTCCAGGCGGTGGCGACCACCGCCGTGCTGCTGCCGCTGAAGGGCACGGCGCTGCTGCGCACCAAGCACCCGAGATACCAGATGCTTCGCGGGGCGCTGCTCCTGACCTCGAGCACGCTGGCCTTCTTCAGCCTGCGCTACATGCCCCTGGCGGAGTTCACCTCGATCGTGCTGATCGCGCCGCTGGTCATCACCCTGCTGGCCGCGACGACGCTCCACGAGCAGGTGTCGCCGCTTCGCTGGGTGCTGGTGGCGGGCGGCTTCATCGGCACGCTCGTCATCCTCCGCCCGGGCAGCGAGGCCTTGAGCTGGGCCGTGCTGCTGCCCATCGGACTCGTGCTGACCAACGCCTGGTTCCAGGTGCTCACCAGCAAGCTGGCCCGCACCGAGAACCCGCTGACCATGCACTTCTACACCGGCTGGGTGGGCACGCTGCTGGCGTCGCTCGCCCTGCCCTTCGCCTGGGCGGCGCTGCCGGGCTGGAACTGGTGGGCGCTGCTGTGCCTGATGGGCTTCATGGGCACGGTCGGGCACTTCATCCTGATCCTGGCGTACCAGCGCGCGCCGGCCTCCACCCTCACGCCCTACCTCTACGCCCAGATTGCCTTTGCCATGCTCGGCGGCTGGCTGGTCTTCTCGCAGGTACCGGACCGGGTGTCGCTGATCGGCATCTCGATGATCGCGGTGTGCGGCGCCGCCGGCGCCTGGCTCACGGTGCGTGAGCGGAGAGAGCCGATCGAGCCTGCGGAGTCCTGA
- the ppk2 gene encoding polyphosphate kinase 2 — protein sequence MTLPSTLSDQDELMQRIARDLIDSYDEELELEIEDRNPDELESGQPADKAARRAYFKELFRLQGELVKLQDWVQHSRQKVVILFEGRDAAGKGGVIKRITQRLNPRVARVAALPAPNDRERTQWYFQRYVAHLPAAGEMVLFDRSWYNRAGVEHVMGFCTDDEYEEFFRTVPDFERMLVRSGIKLIKYWFSITDEEQHMRFLGRIHDPLKQWKLSPMDLESRRRWEEYTKAKETMLERTHIEEAPWWVVQAVDKKKARLNCITHLLGQMPYQEVPHAPIALPARERHADYLRLPVPASMYVPEVY from the coding sequence ATGACGCTGCCCAGCACCCTCAGCGACCAGGACGAACTGATGCAGCGCATCGCGCGCGATCTGATCGACAGCTATGACGAAGAACTGGAACTCGAGATCGAGGACCGCAACCCGGACGAGCTCGAGTCGGGCCAGCCGGCCGACAAGGCAGCTCGCCGTGCCTACTTCAAGGAGCTGTTCCGCCTGCAGGGCGAGCTGGTCAAGCTGCAGGACTGGGTGCAGCACAGTCGCCAGAAGGTGGTGATCCTTTTCGAGGGCCGCGACGCGGCGGGCAAGGGCGGGGTGATCAAGCGCATCACCCAGCGGCTCAATCCTCGGGTGGCCCGTGTCGCAGCGCTGCCGGCACCCAACGACCGCGAGCGCACCCAGTGGTACTTCCAACGCTACGTGGCGCACCTGCCGGCCGCCGGCGAGATGGTGCTGTTCGACCGCAGCTGGTACAACCGCGCCGGCGTCGAGCACGTGATGGGCTTCTGCACCGACGACGAATACGAGGAGTTCTTCCGCACGGTGCCCGACTTCGAGCGCATGCTGGTGCGCTCCGGCATCAAGCTCATCAAGTACTGGTTCTCGATCACCGACGAGGAGCAGCACATGCGGTTCCTGGGGCGCATCCACGACCCGCTCAAGCAGTGGAAGCTCAGCCCGATGGACCTTGAGTCCCGCCGCCGCTGGGAGGAATACACCAAGGCCAAGGAAACCATGCTGGAGCGCACGCATATCGAGGAAGCGCCCTGGTGGGTCGTGCAGGCCGTCGACAAGAAGAAAGCGCGCCTGAACTGCATCACCCATCTGCTCGGCCAGATGCCCTACCAGGAGGTGCCGCACGCGCCGATCGCACTGCCCGCGCGCGAGCGCCACGCGGACTACCTGCGCCTGCCGGTGCCGGCGTCGATGTACGTGCCCGAGGTCTACTAG
- a CDS encoding extracellular catalytic domain type 1 short-chain-length polyhydroxyalkanoate depolymerase: MARRSSSTSAAKAFTRAYQRSMKALTAATLRSGKRIAGQVQRVAAEHLKPPRGPGDWLAGAALGPGGARRYHLYRPPDMQLGERLPLLVMLHGCGQTGRDFAASTRMNLLAARERFFVLYPEQDRMAHPQGCWNWYDHRFGKADAEAATLMAAIDQACMLYPVDRERVAVAGLSAGAGMAALLATRYPVRFKALAMHSGVAPGAARSPATALGAMRGRRVPPMPATAVGKAMGAAAVLTTLPPLLILHGDADLVVSASNALSTAEVWATATGARPGIERTVQRGKRHAMRITEFKRQGRTFVMLCEVAGLGHAWSGGAPRLAFSDAAGPNASRLIWAFASKQFKAAPPR, encoded by the coding sequence ATGGCCCGTCGCTCTTCCTCGACCTCTGCCGCCAAGGCGTTCACGCGTGCCTACCAGCGCAGCATGAAGGCGCTCACCGCGGCCACCCTGCGCAGCGGGAAGCGCATCGCCGGGCAGGTGCAGCGCGTGGCAGCCGAGCATCTCAAGCCACCGCGCGGCCCCGGCGACTGGCTGGCAGGGGCGGCGCTCGGCCCCGGCGGCGCGCGGCGCTACCACCTGTACCGGCCGCCGGACATGCAGCTGGGCGAGCGGCTGCCGCTGCTGGTGATGCTGCATGGCTGTGGCCAGACCGGACGCGACTTCGCCGCCAGCACGCGCATGAACCTGCTGGCCGCCCGGGAACGCTTCTTCGTGCTTTACCCGGAGCAGGACCGCATGGCCCATCCGCAGGGCTGCTGGAACTGGTACGACCACCGTTTCGGCAAGGCCGATGCCGAGGCTGCGACGCTGATGGCCGCCATCGACCAGGCCTGCATGCTGTACCCGGTCGACCGCGAGCGCGTTGCCGTGGCAGGCCTTTCGGCTGGCGCGGGCATGGCGGCGCTGCTGGCCACGCGCTACCCGGTGCGCTTCAAGGCCCTGGCCATGCATTCGGGCGTGGCGCCCGGCGCTGCCCGTTCGCCTGCCACCGCACTGGGCGCGATGCGCGGGCGCCGTGTGCCACCGATGCCCGCCACGGCAGTCGGCAAGGCCATGGGGGCGGCCGCGGTCCTCACCACGCTGCCGCCGCTGCTGATCCTGCACGGCGATGCCGATCTCGTGGTGTCGGCCAGCAATGCGCTGAGCACGGCCGAGGTGTGGGCCACCGCCACCGGCGCGCGTCCGGGCATCGAGCGCACCGTCCAGCGCGGCAAGCGCCACGCGATGCGCATCACCGAGTTCAAGCGCCAGGGCCGTACCTTCGTCATGCTGTGCGAGGTTGCAGGCCTGGGTCATGCCTGGAGCGGCGGCGCGCCGCGCCTGGCCTTCAGCGACGCGGCCGGGCCCAATGCGTCGCGGCTGATCTGGGCCTTCGCCTCGAAGCAGTTCAAGGCGGCTCCGCCGCGCTGA
- the urtA gene encoding urea ABC transporter substrate-binding protein — protein sequence MQQRRFTLKALTAAVALAGLSAIPALAADTIKVGVLHSLSGTMAISETVLKDTVLMAIDEINAKGGVLGKKLEPVVVDPASNWPLFAEKTKQLLGQDKVSVIFGCWTSVSRKSVLPVVEEMNGLLFYPVQYEGEELSKNVFYTGAAPNQQAIPAVDYLMSKEGGGAKRWVLLGTDYVYPRTTNKILRAYLKSKGVKDSDIDEKYTPFGHSDYQTIVADIKKFSSGGKTAVVSTINGDSNVPFYKELGNAGLKAKDVPVVAFSVGEEELRGVDTKPLVGHLAAWNYFMSIKNPTNTAFIKQWSDYAKAKNIAGHKDKPLTNDPMEATYIGIHMWKQAVEKAKSTDTDKVIAAMAGQTFTAPSGIVSKMDEKNHHLHKSVFIGEIKADGQFSVVWKTPGPVKAKPWSPYIEGNDKKPDYPAGKSM from the coding sequence ATGCAACAACGTCGATTCACCCTCAAGGCGCTCACGGCCGCGGTCGCGCTGGCCGGCCTTTCTGCCATTCCGGCGCTGGCGGCCGACACCATCAAGGTCGGCGTGCTGCACTCGCTGTCGGGCACCATGGCCATCTCCGAAACCGTGCTCAAGGACACGGTGCTGATGGCCATCGACGAGATCAACGCCAAGGGCGGCGTGCTGGGCAAGAAGCTCGAGCCCGTGGTGGTCGACCCCGCCTCCAACTGGCCGCTGTTCGCCGAAAAGACCAAGCAGCTGCTCGGGCAGGACAAGGTTTCGGTGATCTTCGGGTGCTGGACCTCGGTGTCGCGCAAATCGGTGCTGCCGGTGGTGGAGGAAATGAACGGCCTGCTGTTCTACCCCGTGCAGTACGAGGGCGAAGAGCTCAGCAAGAACGTCTTCTACACCGGGGCCGCGCCGAACCAGCAGGCCATCCCCGCGGTCGACTACCTGATGAGCAAGGAAGGCGGCGGCGCCAAGCGCTGGGTGCTGCTGGGCACCGACTACGTCTACCCGCGCACCACCAACAAGATCCTGCGCGCCTACCTCAAGAGCAAGGGCGTGAAGGACTCGGACATCGACGAGAAGTACACCCCCTTCGGCCACAGCGACTACCAGACCATCGTCGCCGACATCAAGAAGTTCTCTTCCGGCGGCAAGACCGCCGTGGTGTCGACCATCAACGGCGACTCCAATGTGCCCTTCTACAAGGAGCTCGGCAATGCCGGCCTGAAGGCCAAGGACGTGCCGGTGGTCGCCTTCTCGGTCGGCGAGGAAGAGCTGCGCGGCGTCGACACCAAGCCGCTGGTGGGCCACCTGGCCGCATGGAACTACTTCATGTCGATCAAGAACCCGACCAACACGGCCTTCATCAAGCAGTGGAGCGACTACGCCAAGGCCAAGAACATCGCCGGCCACAAGGACAAGCCGCTCACCAACGACCCGATGGAAGCCACGTACATCGGCATCCACATGTGGAAGCAGGCGGTCGAGAAGGCCAAGAGCACCGACACTGACAAGGTGATCGCCGCGATGGCCGGCCAGACGTTCACCGCGCCGTCGGGCATCGTGTCGAAGATGGACGAGAAGAACCACCATCTGCACAAGAGCGTGTTCATCGGCGAGATCAAGGCCGACGGGCAGTTCAGCGTCGTGTGGAAGACGCCGGGTCCTGTCAAGGCCAAGCCGTGGAGCCCGTACATCGAGGGCAACGACAAGAAGCCGGACTACCCGGCCGGCAAGTCGATGTAA
- a CDS encoding site-2 protease family protein: MDISNLIEKVLIYALPVIFAITVHEAAHGYVARYLGDQTAWMMGRVTLNPVKHIDPIGTILMPLLLYFATSGAFLFGYAKPVPVNFGRLRHPKRDQIWVALAGPASNFIQAILWALAFVLMRAAGVEETFFLEMARGGVLVNLVMWAFNLFPLPPLDGGRVLAGLVPRGGAQDFLARIEPHGFFIVMGLVVAGIVGTWWLRPLMSFGYQAIGLLISPVTALPR; the protein is encoded by the coding sequence GTGGATATCTCCAATCTGATCGAAAAAGTGCTGATCTATGCACTGCCCGTGATCTTCGCGATCACGGTGCACGAGGCGGCTCACGGCTACGTGGCCCGCTACCTGGGCGACCAGACGGCGTGGATGATGGGCCGCGTGACGCTCAATCCGGTCAAGCATATCGACCCCATCGGCACCATCCTGATGCCGTTGCTGCTCTATTTCGCCACCTCCGGTGCCTTCCTGTTCGGCTATGCCAAGCCGGTGCCGGTCAACTTCGGCCGGCTGCGCCATCCGAAGCGCGACCAGATCTGGGTGGCGCTGGCCGGCCCGGCCTCGAACTTCATCCAGGCTATTTTGTGGGCGCTGGCCTTCGTGCTGATGCGTGCCGCAGGCGTCGAGGAGACCTTCTTCCTCGAGATGGCGCGCGGCGGCGTTCTGGTCAATCTCGTGATGTGGGCCTTCAACCTGTTCCCGCTGCCCCCGCTGGACGGCGGCCGGGTGCTCGCCGGCCTGGTGCCGCGTGGCGGCGCTCAGGACTTCCTCGCGCGCATCGAGCCCCACGGTTTCTTCATCGTCATGGGCCTGGTCGTCGCCGGCATCGTCGGCACCTGGTGGCTGCGCCCGCTGATGAGCTTCGGTTACCAGGCCATCGGCCTGCTCATCTCGCCCGTCACGGCGCTGCCGCGCTGA
- a CDS encoding L-threonylcarbamoyladenylate synthase translates to MAQYFELHPDNPQQRLLKQAAALLARGEIVAVPTDSSYALACHLDDKDAVDQLRRIRQVDEKHHLTLLCRDLSELSSYAKVDNKQYRLLKAATPGPYTFLLEATKEVPRRVSHPQRKTIGLRVPDHKVLGELLMLHGEPLLATTLIPPGETEALNDAQMIRDRFEKQIGAVIACGACPSEPTTVVDLTPMGTGGEPVLVREGRGPLAVLGL, encoded by the coding sequence ATGGCCCAGTACTTCGAACTTCATCCGGACAACCCTCAGCAGCGCCTGCTCAAGCAGGCAGCCGCGCTGCTGGCGCGCGGCGAGATCGTGGCGGTGCCCACCGACTCGAGCTACGCCCTGGCCTGCCATCTGGACGACAAGGACGCGGTCGACCAGCTGCGCCGCATCCGGCAGGTCGACGAGAAGCACCACCTCACCCTCTTGTGCCGCGACCTGAGCGAGCTCTCGAGCTATGCAAAGGTGGACAACAAGCAGTACCGTCTCCTGAAGGCAGCGACGCCGGGCCCGTACACCTTCCTGCTGGAGGCCACCAAGGAAGTGCCACGTCGGGTCAGCCATCCCCAGCGCAAGACCATCGGCCTGCGCGTGCCCGACCACAAGGTGCTGGGCGAACTGCTCATGCTGCACGGGGAGCCGCTGCTGGCCACCACCCTGATCCCGCCCGGCGAGACCGAGGCACTCAATGATGCGCAGATGATCCGCGATCGCTTCGAGAAGCAGATCGGCGCGGTCATCGCCTGCGGCGCCTGCCCTTCCGAACCCACGACCGTGGTCGACTTGACGCCCATGGGCACCGGCGGCGAGCCGGTGCTGGTGCGCGAGGGCCGGGGGCCGCTGGCGGTACTGGGCCTGTGA
- a CDS encoding 3',5'-nucleoside bisphosphate phosphatase produces MSSILNADLHCHSVVSDGTLTPEELAARAAANGVELWSLTDHDEIGGQHLAAAAARAQGMRYLTGTEISVTFANETVHIVGLGFDPHDAAISEGLYATRGGRGRRAQEMADGLAQVGIQGAYEGALKFVGNPELISRTHFARFLVEQGHCRDTAEVFRKFLTEGKPGYVPHRWAALKDAVHWITQAHGLAVIAHPGRYKFTANEEYALFLEFKEHGGRAIEVVTGSHSPAEYVEYADKALEFGFAASRGSDFHSPDESHCDLGKLPLLPGKLTPVWELLEDRIQ; encoded by the coding sequence GTGTCTTCCATCCTGAACGCCGACCTGCACTGCCACTCCGTGGTATCCGACGGCACCCTCACTCCCGAGGAACTGGCGGCCCGCGCCGCCGCAAACGGCGTCGAGCTCTGGTCCCTGACCGACCATGACGAGATTGGCGGCCAGCACCTTGCAGCCGCGGCAGCGCGGGCGCAGGGCATGCGCTATCTCACCGGCACCGAGATCTCGGTCACCTTCGCGAACGAGACGGTGCACATCGTCGGGCTCGGCTTCGACCCGCACGACGCCGCCATCAGCGAGGGGCTCTACGCCACCCGCGGCGGCCGGGGACGGCGTGCCCAGGAAATGGCGGACGGCTTGGCCCAAGTGGGCATCCAGGGCGCCTACGAAGGCGCGCTCAAGTTCGTGGGCAATCCCGAGCTGATCTCGCGCACCCATTTCGCTCGCTTCCTGGTCGAGCAAGGCCATTGCCGCGACACCGCCGAGGTGTTTCGCAAGTTCCTCACCGAAGGCAAGCCGGGCTACGTGCCGCACCGCTGGGCCGCACTGAAGGACGCGGTGCACTGGATCACCCAGGCCCATGGCCTCGCCGTGATCGCGCATCCGGGGCGCTACAAGTTCACGGCGAACGAGGAATATGCGCTGTTCCTCGAGTTCAAGGAACACGGCGGCCGGGCCATCGAGGTGGTGACCGGCAGCCATTCGCCGGCGGAGTACGTCGAATACGCCGACAAGGCGCTGGAATTCGGCTTCGCCGCGTCGCGCGGGAGTGATTTCCACAGCCCCGATGAAAGCCATTGCGACCTCGGCAAATTGCCGCTGCTCCCGGGCAAGCTGACCCCGGTGTGGGAACTGCTCGAAGACCGGATCCAGTGA